The following proteins come from a genomic window of Micromonospora echinofusca:
- the ypfJ gene encoding KPN_02809 family neutral zinc metallopeptidase has protein sequence MELNENARIDTSQVDDRRGSGGGGGLGGIPIPIGGGRGGIVGLVIAVLVALVGGGFGLNAATNGGDEPQGDNASLEQKCSAEDALQQLDCRNTLYVNSIQAYWQKALPEAFGEQYRPSRTVFFSQGVSTACGQADSGVGPFYCPADDQVYIDLTFYQVLAQQLGAAGEFAQPYVLAHEYGHHVQDLLGTEAQMRRQQQRDPDSANALSVKLELQADCYAGAWAKNATGTADASGQKIFTSISEQDIQQAIDAAEKIGDDAISERANRPVNPDEFTHGSSAQRKEWFTRGYSTGDPKSCDTFRGSL, from the coding sequence ATGGAGCTGAACGAGAACGCGCGGATCGACACCAGCCAGGTGGACGACCGGCGAGGATCCGGCGGAGGCGGCGGGCTGGGCGGCATCCCCATCCCGATCGGCGGCGGCCGGGGCGGCATCGTGGGCCTGGTCATCGCCGTGCTCGTCGCGCTCGTCGGCGGCGGCTTCGGCCTGAACGCGGCCACGAACGGCGGCGACGAGCCGCAGGGCGACAACGCGTCGCTGGAACAGAAGTGCTCGGCCGAGGACGCGCTCCAGCAGCTCGACTGCCGCAACACGCTCTACGTCAACTCCATCCAGGCGTACTGGCAGAAGGCCCTGCCCGAGGCGTTCGGCGAGCAGTACCGCCCGTCGCGCACGGTGTTCTTCAGCCAGGGCGTCAGCACCGCCTGCGGGCAGGCCGACTCCGGCGTCGGCCCGTTCTACTGCCCCGCCGACGACCAGGTCTACATCGACCTGACCTTCTACCAGGTGCTCGCCCAGCAGCTCGGCGCCGCCGGCGAGTTCGCCCAGCCGTACGTGCTCGCCCACGAGTACGGCCACCACGTGCAGGACCTCCTCGGCACCGAGGCCCAGATGCGCCGCCAGCAGCAGCGCGACCCGGACAGCGCGAACGCGCTCTCGGTGAAGCTGGAGTTGCAGGCCGACTGCTACGCGGGCGCCTGGGCCAAGAACGCCACCGGCACCGCCGACGCGAGCGGTCAGAAGATCTTCACCAGCATCAGCGAGCAGGACATCCAGCAGGCCATCGACGCCGCCGAGAAGATCGGCGACGACGCCATCTCGGAGCGGGCCAACCGGCCGGTCAACCCCGACGAGTTCACCCACGGCTCCTCCGCCCAGCGCAAGGAGTGGTTCACCCGGGGCTACTCCACCGGCGACCCGAAGTCCTGCGACACCTTCCGCGGCAGCCTCTGA
- a CDS encoding ABC-F family ATP-binding cassette domain-containing protein: protein MITATGLELRAGARILLSDTTLRVQPGDRIGLVGRNGAGKTTTLKVLAGEGQPYAGQIDRRSAIGYLPQDPRTGDLEVTGRDRVLSARGLDVLMAQMKEIEAKLADGADDKLVRRYGALEDQFASLGGYAAEAEAARICANLGLPDRALAQTIGTLSGGQRRRIELARILFRDAGENGGGILLLDEPTNHLDADSITWLRSFLANHKGGLIVISHDGSLLESVVNKVWFLDATRSVVDVYNLGWKAYLEARETDERRRRRERANAEKKAGALMAQADKMRAKATKTVAAQNMARRAEKLISGLEEVRVADKVAKVRFPSPAPCGKTPLTATGLSKSYGSLEIFTDVNVAVDRGSRVAILGLNGAGKTTLLRMLGGLLEPDTGGVHAGHGLRLGYYAQEHETLDVDRTVLEHMRSAAIEQTDTDLRKILGAFLFSGEDVDKPAGVLSGGEKTRLALATLVCSGANVLLLDEPTNNLDPVSREQVLDAIARYPGAIVLVTHDPGAVMALKPDRAILLPDGDEDAWSDDLLELVELA from the coding sequence ATGATCACTGCCACCGGCCTGGAGCTGCGCGCCGGCGCCCGGATCCTGCTGTCCGACACCACCCTGCGCGTGCAGCCGGGTGACCGGATCGGCCTGGTCGGCCGCAACGGCGCCGGCAAGACCACCACGCTGAAGGTGCTCGCCGGCGAGGGTCAGCCGTACGCCGGGCAGATCGACCGGCGCAGCGCCATCGGTTACCTCCCGCAGGACCCGCGCACCGGCGACCTGGAGGTCACCGGACGCGACCGCGTCCTGTCCGCCCGCGGCCTGGACGTGCTGATGGCCCAGATGAAGGAGATCGAGGCCAAGCTCGCCGACGGTGCCGACGACAAGCTGGTCCGCCGCTACGGCGCGCTGGAGGACCAGTTCGCCTCCCTCGGCGGCTACGCGGCCGAGGCCGAGGCCGCCCGGATCTGCGCCAACCTCGGCCTGCCGGACCGTGCCCTCGCCCAGACCATCGGCACGCTCTCCGGTGGTCAGCGCCGCCGCATCGAGCTGGCCCGGATCCTGTTCCGCGACGCCGGCGAGAACGGCGGCGGCATCCTGCTGCTCGACGAGCCGACCAACCACCTCGACGCCGACTCGATCACCTGGCTGCGCAGCTTCCTCGCCAACCACAAGGGCGGGCTGATCGTGATCTCCCACGACGGCTCGCTGCTCGAGTCGGTGGTCAACAAGGTGTGGTTCCTCGACGCCACCCGCTCGGTCGTCGACGTCTACAACCTGGGCTGGAAGGCGTACCTGGAGGCCCGCGAGACCGACGAGCGGCGCCGCCGCCGGGAGCGGGCCAACGCCGAGAAGAAGGCCGGCGCGCTGATGGCGCAGGCCGACAAGATGCGGGCCAAGGCCACCAAGACCGTCGCCGCGCAGAACATGGCCCGCCGGGCCGAAAAGCTGATCTCGGGCCTGGAGGAGGTACGCGTCGCCGACAAGGTGGCGAAGGTGCGTTTCCCCAGCCCGGCCCCGTGCGGAAAGACCCCGCTCACCGCGACCGGCCTGTCGAAGTCGTACGGCTCCCTGGAGATCTTCACCGACGTCAACGTGGCGGTCGACCGGGGCTCCCGGGTGGCCATCCTCGGGCTCAACGGTGCCGGCAAGACCACCCTGCTGCGGATGCTCGGCGGGCTGCTGGAGCCCGACACCGGCGGGGTGCACGCCGGGCACGGTCTGCGGCTCGGCTACTACGCGCAGGAACACGAGACGCTCGACGTGGACCGTACGGTGCTGGAGCACATGCGCAGCGCCGCCATCGAGCAGACCGACACCGACCTGCGCAAGATCCTCGGTGCGTTCCTCTTCTCCGGCGAGGACGTGGACAAGCCGGCCGGGGTGCTCTCCGGCGGCGAGAAGACCCGGCTCGCGCTGGCCACCCTGGTCTGCTCCGGCGCCAACGTGCTGCTGCTCGACGAGCCGACGAACAACCTCGACCCGGTCAGCCGGGAGCAGGTGCTCGACGCCATCGCCCGCTACCCGGGCGCGATCGTGCTGGTCACCCACGACCCCGGCGCGGTCATGGCGCTCAAGCCCGACCGCGCCATCCTGCTGCCCGACGGCGACGAGGACGCCTGGAGCGACGACCTCCTGGAGTTGGTGGAACTCGCCTGA
- a CDS encoding cadmium resistance transporter, with protein sequence MIDLLGTAAGAAVVFAATDVDDIVVLTLLFVAARTTGRPRPWQIVAGQYLGIGALALASAVVAAGLLVVPDPWTGLLGLLPVALGVRALLDRDADETPAVVGSIIGVAGVTIANGADNIAVYVPVFRALGPADSAVFLLVFVVLIALWCAAGAWLGNHPRVTRLVGRAGHWLVPAIFIAIGVVILATSGVLPHLRDLLR encoded by the coding sequence GTGATCGACCTGTTGGGCACCGCCGCCGGTGCGGCCGTGGTGTTCGCCGCCACCGACGTCGACGACATCGTCGTCCTGACGCTGCTCTTCGTCGCCGCCCGCACCACCGGCCGCCCCCGGCCCTGGCAGATCGTCGCCGGGCAGTACCTGGGCATCGGCGCCCTCGCCCTGGCCAGCGCCGTGGTCGCGGCCGGGCTCCTGGTGGTGCCCGACCCCTGGACGGGACTGCTCGGCCTGCTGCCGGTCGCTCTCGGGGTCCGCGCGCTGCTCGACCGCGACGCCGACGAGACACCCGCGGTGGTGGGCTCCATCATCGGCGTGGCCGGGGTGACGATCGCCAACGGCGCCGACAACATCGCCGTCTACGTACCGGTGTTCCGGGCGCTCGGCCCGGCGGACAGCGCGGTCTTCCTCCTGGTCTTCGTGGTGCTCATCGCGCTGTGGTGTGCGGCCGGCGCCTGGCTCGGCAACCATCCCCGGGTGACGCGGCTGGTCGGGCGCGCGGGCCACTGGCTCGTTCCGGCGATCTTCATCGCCATCGGCGTGGTCATCCTGGCCACCTCGGGCGTCCTGCCCCACCTACGCGACCTCCTGCGCTGA
- a CDS encoding helix-turn-helix domain-containing protein: MAATGTATSTEKGRRIVGAERQTLAKDLVKRYTSGESIRALAASTGRSYGFIHRVLTESGVQLRQRGGARRRKKA; this comes from the coding sequence ATGGCAGCCACTGGCACAGCCACCAGCACTGAGAAGGGTCGCCGGATCGTCGGAGCCGAGCGTCAGACGCTCGCCAAGGACCTGGTAAAGCGGTACACCTCGGGTGAGAGCATCCGCGCGCTCGCGGCCTCGACCGGCCGTTCCTACGGGTTCATCCACCGGGTGCTCACCGAGTCCGGGGTTCAGCTGCGGCAGCGTGGCGGCGCCCGACGCCGCAAGAAGGCGTGA
- a CDS encoding enoyl-CoA hydratase/isomerase family protein, whose product MTAETTGVRLECDGPVATVTLCRPDVLNAQTPAMWRAMSEFSRDLPGDVRVVVVRGEGRAFSAGLDLSVAGASGPGSFAELATLPEQECADRIAEYQGGFTWLHRPDVVSVAAVQGHAIGAGFQLALACDLRVLAEDAKLSMAEVTLGLVPDLAGTGRLVDLVGYSRALEICATGRRMDAAEADRIGLATLVVPNAELDAAVRDLTAGLLANDRNAVVEIKALLAGAAGRSAAEQQRAEREAQTRRLRDLAGRGE is encoded by the coding sequence GTGACCGCCGAGACGACCGGGGTCCGGCTGGAATGCGACGGGCCGGTCGCGACGGTCACGTTGTGCCGGCCCGACGTGCTCAACGCCCAGACTCCGGCGATGTGGCGCGCGATGAGCGAATTCTCCCGCGACCTTCCCGGCGACGTACGCGTCGTCGTCGTGCGCGGCGAGGGGCGGGCGTTCTCCGCCGGCCTCGACCTGTCCGTGGCCGGTGCCTCCGGGCCAGGGTCGTTCGCCGAGCTGGCCACCCTGCCTGAGCAGGAGTGTGCCGACCGGATCGCGGAATACCAGGGCGGCTTCACCTGGCTGCACCGCCCCGACGTCGTCTCCGTCGCCGCCGTGCAGGGGCACGCGATCGGCGCCGGCTTCCAGTTGGCGCTCGCCTGCGACCTGCGCGTGCTCGCCGAGGACGCGAAGCTCTCCATGGCCGAGGTGACGCTCGGCCTGGTCCCGGACCTCGCCGGCACGGGACGCCTGGTCGACCTGGTCGGCTACAGCCGCGCGCTGGAGATCTGCGCGACCGGCCGGCGGATGGACGCCGCCGAGGCGGACCGGATCGGCCTGGCCACCCTGGTGGTGCCCAACGCCGAGCTGGACGCCGCGGTGCGTGACCTGACCGCCGGGCTGCTCGCCAACGACCGCAACGCGGTGGTGGAGATCAAGGCCCTGCTCGCCGGCGCGGCCGGCCGGTCCGCTGCCGAGCAGCAGCGGGCCGAGCGGGAGGCGCAAACCCGCCGGCTGCGCGATCTCGCCGGGCGCGGAGAATAG
- a CDS encoding ABC transporter ATP-binding protein, whose product MSGGGMAGWSMLRSMRNRDEISTHRLKRGVARRIVAFARPYRRDIVVFLVTVVLAAVIGVATPVLAGDVIDTITRRGADAGSAVVRLALVIAGLAVADALLSLAQRWYSARIGEGIILDLRTRVYDHVQRMPLQFFTRTQTGALVSRLNNDVLGAQRAFTSTLSGVVSNVIQLVLTAAVMFTLSWQITALSLVLLPVFIIPARRVGKRLAEITRESYNLDAKMNATMTERFGVSGALLVKLFGRPEVEARRFAGRAERVRDIGIQSAMYSRTFFVAMLLVASLAQALTYGLGGWLAVTGNVSAGTVVTLALLLTRLYGPLTALSNVRVDVMSALVSFDRVFEVLDLKPTIEERPDAVPVPRDAGRIEFRDVRFRYPSAAEISLASLEEVAALDRTVNEPVLRGVSFAVEPGQMVALVGPSGAGKSTLSMLISRIYDVTDGQVLVGGVDVRDASLDSLRDEIGVVTQDSHLFHETIAENLRYAKPDATDDEIWAALAGAQVADLVRSLPEGLDTLVGERGYRFSGGEKQRIAIARLLLKAPSIVILDEATAHLDSESEAAVQRALSVALTGRTALVIAHRLSTVRDADQILVLDGGRIVERGRHEELVAVGGLYAELYRTQFAVADSPTPYADATGPEPVAVPPLRPYLADEALPPAAAN is encoded by the coding sequence ATGTCCGGCGGCGGCATGGCCGGCTGGAGCATGCTCCGGTCGATGCGCAACCGCGACGAGATCTCCACGCACCGCCTCAAGCGCGGGGTGGCCCGGCGGATCGTGGCCTTCGCGCGGCCCTACCGCCGGGACATCGTCGTCTTCCTGGTCACCGTGGTGCTGGCGGCGGTCATCGGGGTCGCGACCCCGGTGCTCGCCGGCGACGTGATCGACACGATCACCCGGCGCGGTGCCGACGCCGGCAGCGCGGTGGTCCGGCTGGCGCTCGTCATCGCCGGCCTCGCGGTGGCCGACGCGCTGCTCTCGCTCGCCCAGCGGTGGTATTCGGCCCGCATCGGCGAGGGCATCATCCTGGACCTGCGCACCCGGGTCTACGACCACGTCCAGCGGATGCCGTTGCAGTTCTTCACGCGTACCCAGACGGGGGCGCTGGTCAGCCGGCTCAACAACGACGTGCTCGGCGCGCAGCGGGCGTTCACCTCGACGCTGTCCGGGGTGGTCAGCAACGTCATCCAGCTCGTGCTCACCGCCGCGGTGATGTTCACCCTCTCCTGGCAGATCACCGCGCTCTCGCTGGTGCTGCTGCCGGTCTTCATCATCCCGGCCCGCCGGGTCGGCAAGCGGCTCGCCGAGATCACCCGGGAGTCCTACAACCTCGACGCGAAGATGAACGCGACGATGACCGAGCGGTTCGGCGTCTCGGGCGCCTTGCTGGTGAAGCTCTTCGGCCGCCCCGAGGTGGAGGCGCGTCGGTTCGCCGGGCGGGCCGAGCGGGTGCGCGACATCGGCATCCAGTCCGCGATGTACTCGCGGACCTTCTTCGTGGCGATGCTGCTGGTGGCGTCGCTGGCCCAGGCGCTCACCTACGGGCTCGGCGGCTGGCTGGCGGTCACGGGCAACGTCAGCGCCGGCACCGTGGTGACCCTCGCCCTGCTGCTCACCCGCCTCTACGGCCCGCTGACCGCGTTGTCCAACGTCCGGGTCGACGTGATGAGCGCCCTGGTCTCCTTCGACCGGGTCTTCGAGGTGCTCGACCTGAAGCCGACGATCGAGGAGCGGCCCGACGCCGTGCCGGTGCCCCGCGACGCCGGTCGGATCGAGTTCCGCGACGTGCGGTTCCGCTACCCCAGCGCCGCCGAGATCTCGCTCGCCTCCCTGGAGGAGGTCGCCGCCCTCGACCGTACGGTCAACGAGCCCGTGCTCAGGGGCGTCTCGTTCGCGGTCGAGCCGGGGCAGATGGTGGCGCTGGTCGGCCCCTCCGGCGCCGGCAAGTCGACGCTGTCCATGCTGATCTCCCGCATCTACGACGTCACCGACGGGCAGGTGCTGGTCGGCGGGGTCGACGTCCGTGACGCCTCCCTCGACTCGCTGCGCGACGAGATCGGGGTGGTCACGCAGGATTCGCACCTGTTCCACGAGACCATCGCCGAGAACCTGCGCTACGCCAAGCCGGACGCCACCGACGACGAGATCTGGGCGGCCCTGGCCGGGGCGCAGGTCGCCGACCTGGTCCGGTCGCTGCCGGAAGGGCTGGACACGCTGGTCGGCGAGCGCGGCTACCGCTTCTCCGGCGGCGAGAAGCAGCGCATCGCCATCGCCCGGCTGCTGCTCAAGGCCCCGTCGATCGTGATCCTCGACGAGGCGACGGCGCACCTCGACTCGGAGAGCGAGGCCGCCGTGCAGCGGGCGCTGTCGGTGGCGCTGACCGGGCGTACCGCGCTGGTGATCGCGCACCGGCTCTCGACCGTCCGCGACGCCGACCAGATCCTGGTGCTCGACGGCGGGCGGATCGTCGAGCGGGGGCGCCACGAGGAACTGGTGGCCGTGGGCGGGCTCTACGCCGAGCTCTACCGCACCCAGTTCGCGGTCGCCGACTCGCCCACCCCGTACGCCGACGCGACCGGGCCCGAGCCGGTGGCCGTGCCGCCGCTGCGGCCCTACCTCGCCGACGAGGCGCTCCCGCCGGCGGCGGCCAACTGA
- the mug gene encoding G/U mismatch-specific DNA glycosylase: MAPPAGGSAPGSPARRRAVAMDAAARHPRPTREELAAAAQRTIPDVIAPGLDVLFVGINPGLWSAATGWHFARPGNRFWPALHRGGFTPRLLHPSEQDELPGYGLGISNMVARASARADELTPAELLEGAQILTAKVARYRPRWVAVVGVTAYRIGFARPKAAFGPQPEPLAGARLWVLPNPSGLNAHFTPETLGAAFGELRAAVTAD, encoded by the coding sequence ATGGCCCCGCCCGCCGGCGGGTCGGCCCCCGGCTCCCCCGCCCGGCGGCGGGCGGTGGCGATGGACGCGGCCGCACGGCATCCGCGGCCGACGCGGGAGGAACTCGCCGCGGCGGCGCAGCGCACCATCCCCGACGTCATCGCCCCCGGCCTGGACGTGCTCTTCGTCGGGATCAACCCGGGCCTGTGGTCGGCGGCGACCGGATGGCACTTCGCCCGCCCGGGCAACCGGTTCTGGCCGGCGCTGCACCGGGGCGGGTTCACGCCCCGGCTGCTGCACCCCAGCGAGCAGGACGAGCTGCCGGGCTACGGCCTCGGCATCAGCAACATGGTCGCGCGGGCCAGCGCCCGCGCCGACGAGCTGACCCCGGCCGAACTTCTCGAGGGGGCGCAGATCCTCACCGCCAAGGTCGCGCGGTACCGGCCCCGATGGGTGGCCGTGGTGGGGGTGACCGCGTACCGGATCGGGTTCGCCCGACCGAAGGCCGCCTTCGGGCCGCAGCCGGAGCCGCTGGCGGGCGCCCGACTGTGGGTGCTGCCCAACCCCAGCGGGCTGAACGCGCACTTCACCCCGGAGACGCTCGGCGCCGCGTTCGGGGAGTTGCGGGCGGCGGTCACCGCCGACTGA
- a CDS encoding SDR family oxidoreductase, protein MDLGLTDRVYVLTGASRGLGYATAECLVADGARVVLSARDADAVAAAAQRLGGPERAIGLTADLADAQTPQRLVAAAREHFGRLDGALVSVGGPPPGSAASVTDEQWRHSFETVFLGTVRMVRTVAENLAGDAGGAVGLVLSTSARGPVPGLGISNGLRPGLAGMAKDVADEYGPRGVRVVGLLPGRIMTDRNVELFAATGDPERARAEAEAAIPLRRIGAPAEFGRVAAFVLSPAASYLSGVTVPVDGGVLRSL, encoded by the coding sequence ATGGATCTCGGACTGACCGATCGGGTGTACGTACTCACCGGCGCCTCCCGGGGGCTGGGCTACGCCACCGCGGAGTGCCTCGTCGCCGACGGCGCCCGCGTCGTGCTCTCCGCCCGCGACGCCGACGCGGTGGCCGCCGCCGCGCAGCGCCTCGGCGGGCCGGAGCGGGCGATCGGGCTGACCGCCGACCTGGCCGACGCGCAGACGCCGCAGCGCCTCGTCGCGGCGGCCCGGGAGCACTTCGGACGGCTGGACGGGGCGCTGGTCTCGGTCGGCGGGCCGCCGCCCGGCAGCGCCGCCTCGGTCACCGACGAGCAGTGGCGCCACTCCTTCGAGACGGTCTTCCTCGGCACCGTCCGCATGGTCCGTACCGTCGCCGAGAACCTGGCCGGGGACGCGGGCGGGGCGGTCGGGCTGGTCCTGTCGACCTCGGCACGCGGGCCGGTGCCCGGCCTGGGCATCTCCAACGGCCTACGGCCCGGCCTGGCGGGCATGGCCAAGGACGTCGCCGACGAGTACGGCCCCCGGGGCGTACGGGTGGTCGGGCTGTTGCCGGGGCGGATCATGACCGACCGCAACGTGGAGCTCTTCGCGGCCACCGGCGACCCCGAGCGGGCACGCGCGGAGGCCGAGGCCGCCATCCCGTTGCGCCGCATCGGCGCCCCCGCCGAGTTCGGCCGGGTGGCCGCGTTCGTGCTCTCCCCCGCCGCGAGCTACCTGAGCGGGGTCACCGTGCCGGTCGACGGCGGCGTACTGCGGAGCCTGTGA
- a CDS encoding DUF692 domain-containing protein → MTGPHGVGIGWRPEIAGFVADLPGLRFVEVVAEGVAASGPLPAGLAALRERGVTVVPHGVRLSLGGAEPVDPARVAHLGAVAQLVGAPLVSEHIAFVRAGGVEAGHLLPLPRSREAVDAVCANVARAQAGLPVPIALEPIAALFDWPDDELDEADFLTEILDRTGAFLLLDVANVYANARNRGTDPAALLDRLPLDRVSYVHVAGGAEHGGYYHDTHTDAVPPPVLDLLRELCARRRPPALLLERDGHYPPAPVLRAELDALAAASGFPVVT, encoded by the coding sequence ATGACCGGCCCGCACGGGGTGGGCATCGGCTGGCGGCCGGAGATCGCCGGGTTCGTCGCCGACCTGCCCGGGCTGCGCTTCGTGGAGGTGGTCGCGGAGGGCGTCGCCGCCTCCGGACCGCTGCCGGCGGGGCTGGCCGCGCTGCGCGAGCGCGGCGTGACGGTCGTACCGCACGGCGTGCGCCTGTCCCTCGGCGGCGCGGAACCGGTCGACCCGGCCCGCGTCGCCCACCTGGGCGCGGTGGCGCAGCTGGTCGGGGCGCCGCTGGTCAGCGAGCACATCGCCTTCGTCCGGGCCGGCGGCGTCGAGGCCGGCCACCTGCTGCCGCTGCCCCGCAGCCGCGAGGCGGTCGACGCGGTCTGCGCCAACGTCGCCCGGGCGCAGGCCGGGCTGCCGGTGCCGATCGCGCTGGAACCGATCGCGGCCCTGTTCGACTGGCCCGACGACGAGCTGGACGAGGCCGACTTCCTCACCGAGATCCTGGACCGCACCGGCGCGTTCCTGCTGCTCGACGTCGCCAACGTGTACGCCAACGCCCGCAACCGGGGTACCGACCCGGCCGCGCTGCTCGACCGGCTGCCGCTGGACCGGGTCTCCTACGTGCACGTCGCAGGCGGCGCCGAGCACGGCGGCTACTACCACGACACGCACACCGATGCGGTGCCGCCGCCGGTGCTGGACCTGCTGCGCGAGCTGTGCGCCCGCCGCCGGCCGCCCGCGCTCCTGCTGGAACGCGACGGGCACTACCCGCCCGCCCCGGTGCTGCGCGCCGAGTTGGACGCCCTGGCCGCCGCGTCCGGCTTCCCGGTGGTGACGTGA
- a CDS encoding TIGR04222 domain-containing membrane protein, with amino-acid sequence MTVPAAPGDTWGISGPTFLRVYLLVAVVIVVGTLVHRLAVLAGPSVGHVGQLGPQQVAYLNGGQQLAIWASVGALRSSGAIGVRPDRRLTTGGPLPAGITPLDQAIHFAAGRNATTRQLARDEWVVRALDQLRASLEQRGLALAPARRSALRLGAFLLTALLLVGVARIVAGLVNDRPVGWLVLSQIPLIVVAVLLHRVPWRTHAATRALRDLRRQHTYLAPASGPAYATYGAAGAAMGVALFGTASLYAMDPGFASQAEIQRQAISGTGSSSGGGGCGGGSSCSGGSSCGGGGGCGGGGCGG; translated from the coding sequence ATGACCGTCCCCGCCGCACCTGGTGACACCTGGGGCATCTCCGGCCCCACCTTCCTCCGGGTCTATCTCCTCGTGGCCGTCGTGATCGTCGTCGGTACGCTCGTCCACCGGCTCGCGGTCCTCGCCGGCCCGTCGGTGGGTCACGTCGGCCAGCTCGGCCCGCAGCAGGTCGCCTACCTCAACGGCGGGCAGCAGCTGGCGATCTGGGCCTCCGTCGGCGCGCTGCGCAGCAGCGGCGCCATCGGCGTACGACCGGACCGGCGGCTGACCACCGGCGGGCCCCTGCCGGCCGGGATCACGCCGCTGGACCAGGCGATCCACTTCGCGGCCGGCCGCAACGCCACCACCCGGCAGCTGGCCCGCGACGAGTGGGTGGTCCGGGCGCTCGATCAGCTGCGGGCCAGCCTGGAGCAGCGCGGGCTCGCGCTCGCACCGGCCCGCCGGTCCGCGCTGCGCCTGGGCGCGTTCCTGCTCACCGCCCTGCTGCTGGTCGGCGTGGCGCGCATCGTCGCCGGGCTGGTCAACGACCGTCCGGTGGGCTGGCTCGTGCTGAGCCAGATCCCGCTGATCGTTGTGGCCGTCCTCCTGCACCGGGTGCCGTGGCGCACCCACGCCGCCACCCGGGCACTGCGCGACCTGCGGCGCCAGCACACCTACCTCGCGCCCGCCTCGGGCCCGGCCTACGCCACGTACGGCGCGGCGGGCGCCGCGATGGGCGTCGCGTTGTTCGGCACCGCGTCGCTCTATGCCATGGACCCCGGCTTCGCCAGCCAGGCCGAGATCCAGCGCCAGGCCATCAGCGGCACCGGTTCCTCCTCCGGCGGCGGCGGGTGCGGCGGGGGCAGCTCGTGCAGTGGGGGCAGCTCGTGCGGAGGCGGCGGGGGCTGCGGCGGAGGCGGGTGCGGCGGATGA
- a CDS encoding TetR/AcrR family transcriptional regulator, whose amino-acid sequence MPRVSQDQLDARRQEILAAARACFARHGYEGATVRRLEEATRLSRGAIFHHFRDKDSLFLAVAEDDAAAMVETVARNGLVQVMRDLLAGAVSPDTTGWLGSQLEVSRRLRTDPAFAKRWAQRSAAVAEATRDRLARQREAGVLRDDVPIDVLAQFLELAYDGLVLHLAMGRPAGDLGPVLDLVEEAVRRR is encoded by the coding sequence GTGCCCAGAGTAAGTCAGGACCAGCTCGACGCGCGCCGGCAGGAGATCCTCGCCGCCGCGCGGGCGTGTTTCGCCCGGCACGGCTACGAGGGCGCCACCGTCCGCAGGCTGGAGGAGGCCACCCGACTGTCCCGGGGCGCGATCTTCCACCACTTCCGCGACAAGGACTCGCTCTTCCTCGCCGTCGCCGAGGACGACGCCGCGGCCATGGTGGAGACCGTGGCCCGCAACGGCCTGGTCCAGGTCATGCGGGACCTGCTGGCCGGCGCCGTCTCCCCCGACACCACCGGCTGGCTGGGCAGCCAGCTGGAGGTGTCCCGGCGACTGCGGACCGACCCGGCGTTCGCCAAGCGGTGGGCGCAGCGGTCGGCGGCGGTCGCCGAGGCGACCCGCGACCGGCTGGCCCGGCAGCGGGAGGCGGGCGTGCTCCGCGACGACGTGCCGATCGACGTACTGGCCCAGTTCCTCGAACTCGCCTACGACGGCCTGGTGCTGCACCTGGCGATGGGCCGCCCCGCCGGCGACCTCGGCCCGGTGCTCGACCTGGTCGAGGAGGCCGTGCGCCGCCGCTGA